The proteins below come from a single Lineus longissimus chromosome 5, tnLinLong1.2, whole genome shotgun sequence genomic window:
- the LOC135488841 gene encoding Krueppel-like factor 12 isoform X1: MRIDRMPESEEKEVGLQVMQADIHMKGAQLGKVWADLFGLLSKYQAELMLKENQIEIAERHLETKKEQYEEMSPMHGLEEVAKVEERLQEKELQLSQCQIELSQMETMFKRVQIDLSTNMDMLDQTRTELLEKQTQNVSCQADMERLKADVSLKDEQIRVKDGLLKKIQQQLMKENAELKEQYLEEKSSHDAERMSHSQTKKLLEKLKRRGSRENASVIEIPDSPPIFDLSCEAANTLGLSTAMDHDSLLSSQRQSNCSSSDGRRMSASSLTNYRQSGTVDYSMSRTPSNSFSAPSSSVLSPSAVSTSMTSASRSTYMTPSPSQRLLPAKSYSEPRTRVSNSPSFSHPSNSDNSNNFQTSETQPVEHLLPDIKKDYSDQLSVREPSPVSGPIPSTSGSASQSGMEVSEGQGSDTSMLSRLVSGIGRTRPVASWGTIKSGINTRHRNVEACASYIQGIQNHSDNPSPTSNTPGSGTIRSPKRTVQWPSNSGTHSAKRTLKCPYCPKVFKYWNSGHYRSHVIIHTGDKPYKCDKCPKAFNQPSNLYRHQRAHHGVHSQLFCRLCNAEFDLLSGLQSHVCALSGQTRGQLDHVKSQRQKSSSDMFF, from the exons ATGAGGATCGACAGAATGCCAGAGTCTGAAGAAAAAGAGGTTGGGCTCCAAGTTATGCAGGCTGACATTCATATGAAGGGTGCCCAACTTGGGAAGGTATGGGCAGATTTGTTTGGCCTGCTCTCTAAATATCAAGCTGAGTTGATGTTAAAGGAAAACCAGATCGAGATTGCTGAGCGTCACCTGGAGACGAAGAAGGAACAGTATGAGGAGATGAGTCCCATGCATGGTCTTGAGGAGGTCGCGAAGGTTGAAGAACGATTGCAGGAGAAAGAGTTACAGCTGTCTCAATGTCAGATCGAACTCTCGCAGAtggaaacaatgttcaaacgtGTCCAGATTGACCTCTCCACAAACATGGACATGTTAGATCAGACTCGTACAGAGTTGTTGGAGAAACAGACTCAGAATGTGAGTTGCCAGGCTGATATGGAAAGACTGAAAGCAGACGTCAGCCTCAAGGACGAACAGATTAGGGTCAAAGACGGTTTGTTGAAAAAGATTCAGCAGCAACTTATGAAGGAAAATGCTGAATTAAAAGAACAATATTTGGAGGAGAAATCGTCTCATGACGCTGAGCGGATGTCACATTCACAAACTAAGAAGTTATTGGAAAAATTAAAG AGACGTGGTTCAAGAGAAAATGCATCTGTGATAGAAATCCCGGATTCCCCACCTATATTTGACTTATCCTGTGAAGCCGCCAATACACTAGGACTCTCCACTGCCATGGATCACGACTCATTATTATCATCTCAAAGACAATCGAACTGCTCATCGTCAGATGGGCGGCGGATGTCCGCATCATCATTGACGAATTACAGACAGTCAGGTACTGTGGATTACAGTATGAGCCGCACCCCCAGTAACTCTTTCAGTGCTCCCTCATCTAGCGTGCTTTCACCCTCCGCTGTATCAACATCCATGACTTCTGCAAGCAGAAGCACATACATGACTCCGTCGCCATCTCAGAGACTCTTACCCGCCAAATCATACTCTGAACCAAGGACTAGAGTGTCAAATTCGCCATCATTTTCCCACCCATCAAATTCTGATAATTCAAATAACTTCCAAACATCAGAGACTCAACCTGTTGAACATTTACTGCCTGATATAAAAAAAGACTACTCTGATCAGTTAAGTGTGAGGGAACCAAGTCCTGTGTCTGGGCCAATCCCCAGTACGTCTGGGAGTGCCAGCCAGTCGGGTATGGAGGTCAGTGAAGGACAAGGGTCTGATACATCTATG CTGTCCAGGTTGGTCAGCGGCATTGGTAGAACGCGGCCTGTAGCTTCCTGGGGTACTATCAAATCTGGCATCAACACTCGCCACAGGAACGTGGAGGCGTGTGCGTCATATATACAAGGAATACAAAATCACTCGGATAATCCTAGTCCTACTAGTAACACTCCTGGTAGTGGTACTATTCGTAGTCCCAAACGGACTGTTCAGTGGCCGTCAAACAGTGGAACCCACAGTGCAAAAAGAACTCTTAAGTGTCCATACTGCCCGAAGGTTTTCAAGTACTGGAATAGCGGGCATTATCGCTCTCATGTAATCATCCACACTGGTGACAAACCCTATAAATGTGACAAGTGTCCCAAGGCTTTCAATCAGCCAAGTAATCTCTATCGCCATCAGCGGGCTCATCATGGAGTCCACTCACAACTTTTCTGTCGTCTCTGCAATGCCGAGTTTGATTTACTGAGTGGCTTACAAAGTCATGTTTGTGCACTTTCTGGTCAAACTCGAGGGCAGTTGGATCACGTCAAAAGCCAAAGGCAGAAATCTTCCTCCGACATGTTCTTTTAG